A stretch of DNA from Cannabis sativa cultivar Pink pepper isolate KNU-18-1 chromosome X, ASM2916894v1, whole genome shotgun sequence:
aattcatttttttttttggtaaagccTAAGAGCTTGCAAGAACCCACATCTCAAAACCCAATCATGGGGCTAAAGAGTGGAATTGGGAATACAATTTTGATGGGTTTTTTTGGATGCTGCAGGGGTTATAAGCGTTTCTTTAAAAGAACTGCCTTAGAGACTTCAGACTATCTTAAAGATGATTGTCTATCTGTAAACTGTATTGTTGGTGTTGTGAAGTCACAAACGGAAGGACCTAAGATCTACTCCATAGCAGTACCACCACCCAACATTGGTCAACATTTTGGGCAATTACTGGAAAGTGGGAAGGGAACTGATGTTACTTTCGATGTAGATGGAGAAAAATTTTCAGCTCACAAGTTAGTACTAGCAGCTCGATCACCTGTATTCAGGGCCCAACTTTTTGGTCCTATGAAGGATCAGAACACCCAATGCATAAAAATTGAAGACATGGAGGCTCCAGTCTTTAAGGTTTGACTTTAGTTTTCTGTATTCATCATTAGAAGTTCTTAACAAATACTTCTcagttttttcattattttttatggtTGATGGGAACTCATTGATTTGATCAAGCACTATTTATATTAGTCATAACTATGGATTTTGTATGCCCTGTCATAGACTTCGAGAGAATATTTTGATGAGataggttgttgttgttcaTAATTTCAGTCTTTGGCGCTCGTGCTGTTCTTTTCATTTCTTTAAATGTTTATGTCAATCTTCTTTTCTTTATCTAAGAAAAGATTGAGTTGTTTTTGTTCCTGTTAGCTtagttatttagtttttttttttttttttcattaactatgtccttaataaaattattgtgGTTGAAGCAAGTAGTTTTTCAAACTTTTACAATGCTATGCATATAACCATATATATTATGctatgtattatatatttttggtattttgatcttttattttcattttttacctGAGTAAAGGGAAGAGATGGATTGGCAGTGCACTGTCCCCATGATTCTCTAGCCTTCATTTGTCGAGGTACTTGGTGTATTTTGACAATTAAGCACGAGGAATAACATGCCAATTTTACTCTATTTTCCCATGTACAGGCTTTACTTCATTTTATATACTGGGACTCGCTGCCTGACTTAGAGGAGCTTACTGGCTTGAACTCGAAATGGGCTTCTACTTTAATGGCTCAGCATCTACTTGCTGCAGCAGACCAGTATGATTTGGAAAGGCTCAGGTTACTAAGCGAGGCAAGTCTCTGTGAGCATGTTGCTATTAACACTGTGGCAACAACGTTAGCTTTGGCAGAGCAGCATCACTGCTTCCAGTTAAAATCCGTGTGCCTCAAATTTGTTTCAATGCCTGAAAATTTGGGAGGTGAGATCATTATTTGCACTAGAACTTTTAACGAGTTTGCGTTTGGTTAATTTCTGGTAGACAGCATTGCTTGGGTTTAATTTTGTGTAGGCATTTTCTCCTACATTGTTGCATGctaatcatattttattttgatatatcaTATACttattgtaatttttgctttaaTCAGCTGTGATGCAAACCGATGGGTTCGACTACTTGAAGGAAAGCTGTCCTTCCGTCATAACCGACCTTTTGCAATACGTAGCCAGTGAGCATCACTCTACTGTATTCAGGCTTGGGAATGAGGCTATTCTTGATGGCAGCGATATAAATGGTAGGCGGGTGAAACAAAGGCTATAGAAATTGTATGCCTTTTGTTtttgctggttttttttttcacccAATTTTTGTGTAGGCAAAAAGATGGAAAAGCAAAGAGagcaaaagagagaaagaaaaaagttgcaaaaattatttttaggattAGAAATAATGTACCTAGCTCTTTAGTTTTATCATTGTATTGAATGTTGGTTTGCAAATGTAATGTGGATGGTTTTAATTTCCTGTATTGTTTCGAATTACTACTcgtagaaaagaaaaagaaaaatgttcatAATTCTTGCATTTCATTTTCTAGAAACAGGTTCTTTAATGcaattacattattattttgACTGACAAGTTAGAATTCAGAAGGGAAAACATGTACGttacattagaaaaaaaatgtgtaCAACAGGGCAATAGTGTGATTGGGACCTCTAAAATTAATTGTATTTGGcatgtttatttaaattacattaaaCTCTTTCCAGTAGGCTGAAAGATGAATATCATATTTGATGACGAGATAGTGCTTGGAACgacattaaattattattattatttttttttttttgagaaatgaacaatttttttttgttcttaaaagttatttttttaacaatgaaCATTCATTGAATATAGAGTTTGAAACATCATAGAGAAAAATGGAACTAATCCATCATAATTAGTTTGATATCTATTCTGAGTGTATGAACTTTTAATTTATATGCGacatacataaataaaagaTATCCCAAGAAAATTGAACTACAAACTAGTAAAATCCTCTAATAAAGATCCtaagtgcatgtttggcatcataactaaaaactgtttttttgtttttaaaaacagaaaattgtttttaaaaataatttagctTGTTTGGACTTgctttttaaaaacagttttcagaaaataaagttacaaaaaacaagaattttgaaaacaacattttaaaaaccaattcacttttggttcatattatttttaaaaatcactaaccaaacgtgacttgtgttttaaaaacttcaaaaattattttttgttctcatttttaaaaacaattttttaaaacaaaaaacaataccaaacatgctctaaatgatcaaaaacaaaaatagaatcCCTTAAAAGAAAGCATAAGTTACGACTAAATAATCACATTCATGAGTACTAATAGGCAATCCAAGTTCAAGAGACCAATCCATTGCATCTATTAAGATAGAGCTCCATTGCATCCATTAAGATAGAGCTTAAATGATTACTGCAAAATTGAACAGTCGCCGCCATTTAGTTGTGACCAATTATCGTCGCGACCAGATTGGGCTCGTCGCGACCAGAAGGGGGTAGGGGCTAACCCTTATTTTTGGGTAAAGCTCACTGCAATGAACGTTAGTCTGGTCGCAATGTCTAGGCCTAAAAGACCTAAAATCCCAATTATTTGACCAAATTCGAAAATATACAATTATATTTCAACAATTCATGTAGCTAGTTTAAAGGCTCAAATCTGAGTATAACAATATATACATCACACTCAGAGCAACACCTAAACATACATGAATTCACAAGTTTTAACTCAAAAATCTAAGAATCAAAATATAGTTCATACTCTCGTATCATCACTTTAAGAAAAATCAACACAAcctcaaaataaacaaattcATGCTCAAAAACATAATCTTAATATCAGAAAGAAGCACAAatcaaactcaagtttcaggtccaaaataaataattacaattcCTCAAACAACAATCCAAGCTTCTTACAAGAAACTCACCAATAATTACTAAACCTTATAACATGCAATTCAACTCATAGACAATCATGCAGTTCAATAGCAAACGTAATCAAAGCTTTAAATCAGAGAAACCTAAAAGAATAACTACCTCAAATCAATTCTTGCAAGCTCAAACACCAATTCACACCTaatttcctcttcaatttcttcAAGATTCAATCAAAATTTACACAGTTGGTTGAGAGAGAGGGTCAGTTAGAGAGAAATCCAAGACCGAAAATtggtttttttatttcaattaacACTTACCTAAActtgcatttttatttttctaataaaagaTGGTCAAAAAACCATTTTGCCTGTAGGGTCAATATTTCACTTATAACCCATTTATGGAAAATTCAATAATTCTACATGTATATTCACATATTCATATTATTCAAATTATGCCATAATCATAAAGTTCATGAATTTTGGATCCTGAATTTGGTTCGAGCCAAAATACCCGATTGTGATTATACCGTGCTAAATTGTAAAAAATCACTTGTAGTAAGACAATATgaacatactatataataatataatccattagcacaatatatattaaaattatgatttttccttctcgggtcaaaattacgAAAAAATGTCGCTAACTGATAAATAGAGTCTTGAATGCAATAATTCTCAAATAATTTCACATAATTAATTCTACAATAATATAATTACTCTACTATAATTAATCCATTTCAATTAGGGTTGCTAATCTATTTATTAAttctaaaatattacaatatgGGTAGGATTTTGGGCATCTTTTCTTATAATACGTTTGTCTGAAACCGACTGGGCACTAATGCTTTTTGGTTGAATTATGTGTTTTCCTTTTTTCTAGTCATTAGGACTGATTTATCTAGTGTCTTTTCTTCTAACCATCTAGCGTTGAGGGTCAGAAGCGATACTGCTCCTTTCGTTGCAAAAATGATTGATTTATTTGCTAGTAGCATTTGCGAGCTAACTTCGGTGAAATGGGTTGTGCATCTAGCACAAACCTTGCTTTATTAGCCCATGCTACAAGACAGTAGGCCACGAGGGTAAGACTCATTTTATGTATTTGATATCTATTGCCACTTTCGGTTTCTACCAATATGTTCTAACACTTTGTCTCTTTTACTTTTGGTGTACTAGATGGTCGTTCTTGCCGAAAGGGCGTGTGACTCTGCCCAATCTGCAGTGGTGGAGCTGCATAAGCTTAGGAATGAGAACAAGAACTTAAATTCCAAGATTAAAGAGGCGTTCATCTTGGCGGACCAATAGGCTAAGGAGAAGCTTAAGCATTGTGCCAACGAAGTCACTACCTCTTTCAAAGAACAAATTCTTGAGGTTGACACCATAGCCAATTATAAAGCAAATAAGGCCTTGAGTCGCGCTAAACTTTTGGATGCTCAAGTTCAAGCTAGGACCAATGATCTTAATGCAAAGCAAATTGAGGTCAATGCAAATGAGCTTAAGATAAAGGATCTGAAAGATGAATCTAATGAATGGAGGTGGAAGGAAAATTCATTGGAAATCAGCCTAGATGTAGAGAAGGTCTAGAGGAAGTCACTCCAAGATTTGGAGAAAGCTTGGGCCAGTAAAAGGTGAAAGCTTCCATTATTGTGGGGGCATTCAGCATATTGGCATTTTATTATCCCAATTTCATCAAGTAGTTAGAAAGGCTAGCCCTCAAGATCTAACATGAGAATGAAGAGAAAATGAGGGTTGCTCTCTAGGAGGCTGTTGAAGTTGTGGAAGAATATTGAAGGCGGTATATGGATCAAACTCTAATTCACACATTCCACTATTTGTGGAAGAAAGATCCCACTATTTTGAAGATTCTCGGGGAAGAAAAGGAATCTTATCAAGCCGAAATCAGATCTTTAGAAACTGCTGAATCTTCTGAACCTCCGGCTACTGAGGACTATAACAAATCCAAAGATGCTGCTATTGAGGTTAACCTTGCCCAACCTTTGTCAGATCAGGCATAATTCTAGAATTTTAAAATACCTCTCTcttccttatatatatatatttatttacggGTCATTGGTCCCCTTTTAGTATTTGTAGAGACATTCTAAATGCCTTAACTGCATGGCAATTTGTAATAGCTTTTAGATTCTTTTTCATTCCTTTACTTGAATAATTTTACATCACTTTGCCTCACGTAAGTGCTTGTTGTTTTCATAACTGCTTTCAGGCAACTTTGGATGTCTTGAGTTCTTGGTTCCAATGGCCTGAACTCCAAGGCTTAAGATTTAGTTAGGATCGTTCTAAATTTCACGTTATGTGTCCCTCGTGTTAGGAAGTGTGGAGAAGAGAATCCACCTTTTAAGCCTATTACTACTTAATTCCAAGGATTAATACTTAGGACTTTTGATTCTAGCTTTTTCTTCCAAACACTCACATCTTCCAAACTTAGGATCTTTTTGCGAAATGAAAACCTTAGTCTGCTGGCTCCGAGTGATTAAAAGGCTACACTTACTCCCGGTTCATTGGGTTCCAGTTCTAGAGGTTACATGCTTAAAGACTTTAGTTTGCACTTTTGCTCCCGAACCAACTTGACTTAGCAAGTTATTAATCTTAGGTACGGTGGGAGAGTGGCTTCCTTCTAGCTTTAAGAGTTTCTAGTTTCAGGCAAAACTTTATTCTTCCGTAACTAGTTTAATATTGATTCGCAATTACACCAAGGTTTGCTAATTTAAAATGTGGTAAGAAAAGTGTTGAATATGTTTCCAGATTCAAGCGAGCTTTCTATTCccatatttttaattaacaaaACAAAATGATACGTGATGAATTTATCTTTCTCAAAATGTGGTAAGAAAATAgctaaaaatgtttaaaatttcagGTAAAGTTTTCTAGTCCCACTTTAAAGACATAAAGGTATGAACAATTAGCTTGAATATGGCAAGAAAACAACTGAAAATGTCAAAGATTCAGACAAAGTTTTCTACTTCCACATTCCATAAGTTTTAACAATAAAAGTAATCAGTATAACTTAAACATAACAATGAAAGGACATTCTACACTTTCAGGGGTACATAGATGTATATCCTACCCTCAAGTGAGCTGAGAATTTGGACGTCTCCAAATTCCTAGTCACTTGTTTAAGATGCATCTTAAAAATGAAAGTATAATGCATTCTTTTGAATAATTCTTCAGATTTCATTTCATTATGCCTGGAGGCGTTacataaagaagaaaaattataaaaatacaaccAATAGAAGAATATGCTTGACGCAAGTGATCCACATTCCAAGCTTGTGGAATCTTTGATCCATACAGTCTTTTCAATTGGTACGTACTATTACCCACTTTATGTTGGATCTTGTAAGGTCCCTCCCAGTTTGGTCTGAAGACCCCCACTCCTAGTTCCTGAGAAGCTGGGAATACTTTTCTTAAGACGAGATCTCCAACTTTGAATGTTCGGCCCTTAACTTAAACATTGAAGTGCCTAGAAATATTTCCCTAATACATTTTAGTTAGACCTGAGACTGTTCTTGGAGATCCTTGATTAAGTCCAAAGACTCTTTAAGCAAAGCGTGGTTCTAAGTTAGGTCATAAGTTTCTTGTCTGCGCGAAGGAATGGTGTTTTCAATTGGGATGCCTGCTTCCCATCTATAAGCCATTGAGTAAGGTGTGTGCCCCATTGAAGTTCATTCTGTGGTTCGGTATGCCCAGAGAACTCTAGGAAGTTCTTCCAGGCAATGGGCTTTGCAGGCCTGCAATTTTTCTTCAATGTGGTCTTTAAGATCTTGTTTACGACCTCCACTTATCTATTTTCCTATGGTCTGGCCACAACTAAGAAGCTTTTGATAATCTCGTGTTAGACACAAAAGTCTGTGAACTACACGCTGTCGAATTGCTTCTCATTATCTGAGACAATCTTATGTGGAAGGCTGAAACGACACACTATATTTTTGATGACGATATCCAAAGCCTTCTTCAAGGTGACTATATTCATGGGTTTTGCTTCTActcacttggtgaagtagtctacaaAAACTATGGCATACTTGAC
This window harbors:
- the LOC115703147 gene encoding BTB/POZ and MATH domain-containing protein 2 — its product is MGKVLRETGKPSSSSSSSAAASPPATTTSTSITETVNGTHHFKINGYSLSKGLGIGKYIASDTFNVGGYSWAIYFYPDGKSAEDNATYVSLFIALASEGTDVRALFELTLMDQSGKDRHKVHSHFGRMLESGPYTLKYRGSMWGYKRFFKRTALETSDYLKDDCLSVNCIVGVVKSQTEGPKIYSIAVPPPNIGQHFGQLLESGKGTDVTFDVDGEKFSAHKLVLAARSPVFRAQLFGPMKDQNTQCIKIEDMEAPVFKALLHFIYWDSLPDLEELTGLNSKWASTLMAQHLLAAADQYDLERLRLLSEASLCEHVAINTVATTLALAEQHHCFQLKSVCLKFVSMPENLGAVMQTDGFDYLKESCPSVITDLLQYVASEHHSTVFRLGNEAILDGSDINGRRVKQRL